A window of Vigna unguiculata cultivar IT97K-499-35 chromosome 4, ASM411807v1, whole genome shotgun sequence contains these coding sequences:
- the LOC114180849 gene encoding probably inactive leucine-rich repeat receptor-like protein kinase At2g25790 → MSMKNPVRLGFMMFMVCVVSQVVHGEQKIRCIPEEREALLQFKAAIVDHFGMLSSWTTPHCCQWEGIRCTNLTDHIIGLHLPGGFPDEYVYYEYKYMSGEIHKSLMELPQLQYLNLSFNYFRYQGIPEFLGSLKNLKYLDLSSCSFGGEIPSQFGSLSHLKYLNLASNSLNGSIPHQLGNLSQLECLDLSYNYFEGNIPSFSGKIPISMGSLFDLQALLLRNNNLTSGIPLSLRSCTKLIMLDMAENKLSGIFPAWIGSSLKKLQFLSLRSNNLYGTLPIQICYLRNIQLLDLSINYLFGKIPKCSKQMFMNEELSLLKSIDFSSNYLLEFLDLSRNQLVGSIPTSLAQINRLTMLDLSHNYLTGEIPIGTQLQSFNASSYENNLDLCGLPLEKLCIKPAQDKNVIIHHDEYSFLNNDFLISMTFGFVISFSIVFFSILFERSWRHAYFKFLNKLADDICVKVAVFR, encoded by the exons ATGTCAATGAAGAATCCAGTTCGATTAGGATTCATGATGTTTATGGTGTGTGTGGTGTCGCAGGTTGTTCACGGTGAACAGAAAATCAGATGCATTCCAGAGGAGAGGGAAGCACTGCTTCAATTCAAGGCTGCCATTGTTGATCACTTCGGCATGCTCTCTTCTTGGACCACTCCTCACTGCTGCCAATGGGAGGGGATTCGTTGCACCAACCTCACCGATCATATTATAGGCCTCCACCTTCCCGGTGGGTTTCCTGACGAATATGTctattatgaatataaatatatgagcGGAGAGATCCACAAGTCGTTGATGGAGTTGCCACAATTACAATATTTGAACCTCAGTTTCAATTATTTTCGATATCAAGGAATCCCAGAGTTTCTTGGTTCTCTCAAAAACTTGAAATACCTTGATCTCTCTTCATGTTCTTTTGGCGGAGAAATTCCAAGTCAGTTTGGCTCTCTTTCTCATTTGAAATACTTAAATCTTGCTAGTAATTCTCTGAACGGTTCAATCCCTCATCAGCTTGGAAATCTCTCCCAGTTAGAGTGTCTTGATCTTTCCTACAACTATTTCGAAGGAAATATACCATC TTTTTCAGGAAAAATTCCTATTTCAATGGGTTCACTTTTTGATCTTCAAGCATTGTTATTGAGAAACAATAACTTAACAAGTGGAATTCCTTTGTCTTTGAGAAGTTGCACAAAACTAATAATGTTAGATATGgcagaaaataaattatcagGAATTTTTCCTGCTTGGATTGGGAGTAGTTTAAAAAAGCTgcaatttttaagtttaagaagTAATAATTTGTATGGAACTTTACCAATACAAATTTGCTATCTCAGAAACATTCAACTATTGGATCTCTCGATCAACTACTTATTTGGGAAAATTcctaaat GTTCAAAACAAATGTTCATGAACGAAGAGCTATCTCTCTTAAAAAGCATCGATTTCTCGAGCAATTATTT ACTTGAATTTTTGGATCTTTCAAGAAACCAACTAGTTGGTTCAATTCCCACTAGTCTTGCTCAAATTAACCGACTCACTATGTTAGATCTATCACATAACTATCTAACCGGAGAAATTCCAATTGGCACACAATTACAAAGTTTCAATGCATCGAGTTATGAAAATAATCTCGATCTTTGTGGACTACCACTTGAGAAATTGTGTATTAAACCGGCACaagataaaaatgttataattcaTCATGATGAATATTCATTTCTTAATAATGATTTTCTCATCAGTATGACATTTGGATTTGTGATAAGCTTTTCGATAGTATTCTTCTCAATTTTATTCGAGCGTTCCTGGAGACATGCCTATTTCAAGTTCTTAAACAAATTAGCAGACGATATTTGTGTCAAAGTAGCAGTCTTCCGTTAA